From one Conyzicola nivalis genomic stretch:
- a CDS encoding LuxR C-terminal-related transcriptional regulator, whose product MSPLTALPLPATRPPFVWERHIRTALDAVAAPTTLARAYVVGNAGSGKSSTLRHLYQLLQARERDAHLIGDDSTGLAGIPPSHVVLVDDLHLLHPEQIAAVLKRAERADAGLIVASRPWPTSATIAAIAHRLEQTRPAVVLGHLSPSDVRDYLADSNKQLSQPCLDHILEATGGVSWLVAEALHAHDDRDCAGDTAHTELRRHLQEHITHRLESVNLPLRDAIEKLSIAPPGPASALADRDTIMHGYAEGLLLRNGQPVPLVRWAVHATMPIPNLVHHANDLIEGIADSVARGETAYRDWLGPVQDKAIGHVLATHAHRLLDKDPAQAAKLLQSAVESGLDPAPLAGMRAQAAWATGDLDSASRIVDETAPQEPSVENDRLIDTAAAIWSTRGMMEQADKFYRVRKPVSAESQTRAAIAALGVGDGSQLSDSVTDESLPPSTLQVAMQLLRRGLATSVASDQPAGALADLVRATDLYTRTRTTAAIPELPAVVAAIVALNLGGLATAATIIKEAIRGQHGGQWGHRRLLLWRAWIAVQQARPAEARAALDQAQERTSEKSARDALLASAIEVAIARRYDDAAGLEKAWQRTRGTILRTDVDLYVLHPLAELVCSATRLGDIEWIRPHFHHALDLCTRLQEPPLWSAHLRWAGVQQGILAGRPELLAPHAKALVTASAHSRVASVMAKAGRVWTSVLAGSVDADAIEAAATDLASIGLIWDAARLAGHGAGRTDDRKIAARLLSCARALHPTETGQRVTPAPDESTSAHTAAEEVLSEREIEIAQLVLQGKTYAAIGEAIYISPRTVEHHIAHIRRRLGATSRSDVLAKLRILIEDHATST is encoded by the coding sequence ATGTCGCCGCTCACCGCGTTGCCGTTGCCAGCCACACGCCCACCCTTCGTATGGGAACGGCATATCCGAACCGCACTCGATGCAGTTGCAGCCCCCACCACCCTCGCGCGAGCCTACGTGGTCGGCAACGCGGGCTCCGGCAAGTCATCCACACTCCGCCACCTCTACCAGCTCCTCCAGGCGCGCGAACGCGATGCGCATCTGATCGGAGATGACTCAACCGGGCTCGCAGGCATCCCGCCGTCACACGTCGTCCTCGTCGACGACTTGCACCTCCTACATCCCGAACAGATCGCCGCCGTGCTCAAGCGCGCGGAACGAGCCGATGCAGGCCTCATCGTAGCCAGCCGGCCGTGGCCGACCTCCGCGACGATCGCGGCGATCGCACACCGCCTGGAACAGACGCGCCCCGCCGTTGTCTTGGGGCACCTCTCACCTTCCGACGTGCGTGACTACCTCGCCGACAGCAACAAGCAGCTCTCGCAACCGTGCCTCGACCACATACTCGAAGCGACCGGCGGTGTTTCCTGGCTCGTCGCCGAGGCACTGCACGCCCACGATGACCGAGACTGCGCCGGCGACACCGCCCACACCGAACTGAGGCGACACCTTCAGGAGCACATCACGCACCGACTCGAGTCGGTGAACCTCCCCCTTCGCGACGCCATCGAGAAGCTCTCGATTGCCCCGCCGGGCCCGGCCAGCGCACTCGCCGACCGCGACACGATCATGCACGGCTACGCCGAAGGCCTTCTGCTGCGCAACGGTCAACCGGTTCCGCTCGTCCGCTGGGCCGTTCACGCCACTATGCCGATTCCGAACCTGGTACACCACGCCAACGACCTCATCGAAGGGATCGCCGACTCCGTCGCCCGCGGTGAGACCGCCTACCGAGACTGGCTCGGCCCCGTGCAAGACAAGGCAATCGGCCACGTCCTCGCCACACACGCCCACCGCCTCCTCGATAAAGATCCTGCGCAGGCGGCCAAGCTGCTGCAGTCGGCAGTCGAATCCGGCCTTGACCCCGCACCGCTGGCCGGGATGCGGGCCCAGGCCGCCTGGGCCACCGGCGACCTCGACTCCGCGAGCCGCATCGTCGACGAGACGGCACCGCAGGAGCCTTCCGTCGAAAACGACCGTCTCATCGACACCGCAGCAGCCATCTGGTCCACCCGCGGCATGATGGAGCAGGCGGACAAGTTCTACCGCGTGAGGAAACCGGTCTCCGCCGAGTCGCAAACGCGTGCCGCAATTGCCGCGCTGGGGGTTGGTGACGGAAGCCAGCTCAGCGACTCCGTTACCGATGAATCCCTACCCCCATCGACGCTCCAAGTTGCCATGCAACTACTGCGTCGCGGCCTCGCCACATCCGTGGCATCCGACCAGCCCGCGGGGGCCCTCGCCGACCTTGTGCGAGCCACCGATCTCTACACCCGAACTCGAACAACCGCGGCCATTCCAGAACTACCGGCAGTAGTCGCCGCGATCGTCGCCCTCAACCTCGGCGGCCTCGCTACGGCAGCGACCATCATCAAGGAGGCCATTCGCGGCCAGCACGGCGGCCAATGGGGACACCGGCGACTCCTGCTGTGGCGTGCCTGGATTGCCGTACAGCAGGCGCGGCCCGCCGAAGCACGTGCAGCCCTCGATCAAGCGCAGGAACGGACAAGCGAAAAAAGCGCACGGGATGCCCTGCTTGCGAGCGCCATCGAAGTCGCCATCGCGCGGCGCTACGACGATGCTGCCGGCCTCGAAAAAGCGTGGCAACGCACTCGCGGCACAATCCTGCGCACCGACGTCGATCTCTACGTCCTGCACCCGCTGGCAGAACTCGTCTGCTCCGCGACGCGACTCGGCGACATCGAATGGATCAGGCCCCATTTTCACCACGCTCTCGACCTCTGCACCCGCCTGCAGGAACCGCCGCTGTGGTCGGCGCATCTGCGCTGGGCGGGGGTGCAACAGGGAATTCTCGCCGGGCGGCCGGAGCTCCTCGCCCCCCATGCAAAAGCCCTGGTCACGGCGTCTGCTCACAGCCGCGTCGCCTCGGTCATGGCGAAAGCCGGACGGGTCTGGACCTCGGTACTCGCGGGCTCCGTCGATGCCGACGCGATCGAAGCCGCAGCAACTGACCTCGCCTCTATCGGACTCATCTGGGACGCTGCCCGCCTCGCCGGCCACGGCGCAGGTCGCACCGACGACCGCAAGATTGCGGCCAGACTACTCTCCTGCGCACGCGCACTTCACCCCACAGAGACCGGACAGCGAGTCACGCCTGCGCCAGACGAGAGCACGAGCGCTCACACCGCCGCCGAAGAGGTGCTGAGCGAACGCGAGATCGAGATAGCTCAGCTCGTTCTGCAGGGAAAGACCTACGCCGCGATCGGAGAAGCGATCTACATTTCGCCCCGGACCGTCGAGCACCACATCGCCCACATCCGCCGACGCCTGGGCGCCACCTCACGTTCTGACGTGCTCGCGAAACTCCGGATCCTGATCGAGGACCACGCGACGTCCACCTAA
- a CDS encoding IniB N-terminal domain-containing protein — MNSPVATIADALIAFILSLLRDPDAAEKFTNDPQGAMAENGVQGASLADVRDVKPVIFDNPQVEPKPPTPSAPASAAEPDEVVVEIVRIMNQFTTVDANHLTTVDARSTIVDQSVNQNIWTEGGDVTQLFDQEAVIAAGDDAVAAGNDASTIDQDLDLTVGDVTVGNDTYNDSFTDADIAVSAPQPDAPDAPEQTDSPEQTDAVQQAPGAEPEAQPAPEAAEPPVLEAPQTPASLPEPADNLESDLTTVSGDSYDPGTATLPDEQIAIDDPVDE; from the coding sequence ATGAATTCACCCGTCGCTACCATCGCTGACGCACTGATTGCATTCATACTGAGTCTCCTGCGCGACCCGGACGCCGCAGAAAAATTCACCAACGACCCCCAAGGCGCCATGGCAGAAAACGGCGTACAGGGCGCGAGCTTGGCCGACGTGCGCGACGTCAAACCGGTCATCTTCGACAACCCTCAGGTTGAACCGAAACCGCCCACCCCCTCGGCGCCGGCTTCCGCGGCGGAGCCCGATGAGGTGGTGGTCGAGATCGTGAGAATCATGAACCAGTTCACGACCGTAGACGCGAACCACCTGACGACCGTCGACGCCCGATCGACTATCGTCGACCAGTCCGTGAACCAAAACATCTGGACGGAGGGTGGTGACGTCACCCAACTCTTCGATCAAGAAGCTGTCATCGCGGCCGGCGACGACGCCGTCGCAGCCGGAAACGACGCGAGCACGATCGATCAAGACCTCGACCTGACAGTCGGCGACGTCACCGTCGGCAACGACACCTATAACGACAGCTTCACCGACGCTGACATCGCCGTCAGCGCTCCTCAGCCAGACGCGCCAGACGCCCCAGAACAGACAGACTCGCCAGAACAGACGGACGCCGTGCAACAAGCACCAGGCGCGGAGCCCGAGGCGCAGCCTGCGCCGGAAGCAGCCGAGCCGCCTGTACTCGAAGCGCCGCAGACGCCGGCATCTCTGCCAGAGCCAGCCGACAATCTGGAGTCCGATTTGACGACCGTTTCCGGCGACAGCTACGACCCGGGCACCGCTACTCTTCCCGACGAACAGATCGCCATCGACGATCCTGTCGACGAGTAA
- a CDS encoding dynamin family protein yields MADAEKLLSQARTAYADDPIAETFLDQLEARLREPLRLAVAGIVKAGKSTLLNAFLGEQIAPTDTGECTRVVTVYRYSATPEITIHPRDSAPQRMPIRRDGGRLVFALGGMSAEEIEWIDVAWPLESLRSLTLVDTPGIASLSESTSARAARYLTPDESPSAADAVVYLMRHLHAADVRFLEAFRDSAPGAAQTVSAVGVLSRADEIGSGRIDSLLSARKVAQRYERHGDLASLVLGVIPIAGLVAEGARTLRESEFIALRELARLDRVARERLLLSADRFMRPTGLTPVSAAIRTSLLDRFGMYGIRLATALVRGGATSSSELSTALVQQSGLLDLEDFVRDQFVLRSAALKARGIVVQLEWLLRNRPRPEARSIHGGIEAIVCRAHAFRELELLARARADALPLSPADAAAAQMLLGAGGVTPQKRLGLAGEAEAHEVGERTFEALSHWRRLAASPMADREVRMICQVVIRSLDGIASEIGAARALRSPADVVLPSGPSESPGPDAEEQRNEPRRHLRRKERLNWRARFAERNPFRR; encoded by the coding sequence GTGGCTGATGCCGAAAAACTGCTCAGTCAGGCGCGCACGGCGTACGCCGATGATCCGATCGCGGAAACATTCCTCGACCAGCTTGAGGCCCGGCTTCGTGAGCCGTTGCGCCTCGCCGTGGCGGGGATCGTGAAGGCGGGCAAGTCGACATTGCTCAATGCCTTTCTGGGTGAACAGATCGCGCCGACGGACACGGGGGAATGCACACGAGTCGTAACCGTGTACCGCTATTCGGCGACGCCGGAAATCACCATCCATCCCCGGGACAGCGCACCACAGCGCATGCCGATCCGGCGTGATGGTGGTCGGTTGGTCTTCGCCCTGGGCGGCATGTCGGCCGAGGAGATCGAGTGGATCGACGTTGCGTGGCCCTTGGAGTCGCTGCGTTCCCTGACCCTCGTCGATACGCCGGGCATCGCGTCGCTCTCCGAGAGCACGTCAGCGCGCGCTGCTCGGTACCTCACGCCTGACGAGTCGCCGTCGGCAGCGGATGCCGTCGTCTACCTCATGCGGCACCTCCATGCGGCGGATGTGCGATTTCTGGAAGCGTTCCGAGACAGCGCTCCCGGAGCAGCCCAGACGGTTTCGGCAGTGGGTGTGCTATCGCGGGCCGATGAGATCGGGTCGGGTCGCATCGACTCACTCCTGTCGGCGCGGAAGGTGGCGCAACGCTACGAACGCCACGGTGATCTCGCTTCACTTGTGCTGGGGGTGATTCCCATTGCCGGGCTGGTCGCCGAGGGCGCCCGCACCCTGCGGGAAAGCGAATTCATCGCACTCCGCGAACTCGCCCGCCTCGACCGCGTCGCACGGGAGCGTCTCCTCCTCTCAGCCGACCGGTTCATGAGGCCCACCGGTCTGACGCCGGTGAGTGCGGCGATACGGACGTCCCTGCTGGACCGGTTCGGCATGTACGGTATCCGTCTGGCGACGGCACTCGTCCGCGGTGGAGCGACGAGCTCCTCCGAACTCTCGACTGCGCTTGTCCAGCAGAGCGGGCTGCTCGATCTCGAGGACTTCGTGCGGGATCAGTTCGTTCTACGTTCGGCCGCCCTCAAGGCGCGGGGCATCGTCGTGCAGCTGGAGTGGTTGCTGCGCAATCGTCCGCGGCCCGAAGCTCGCAGCATCCACGGCGGTATCGAAGCGATTGTGTGCCGTGCGCACGCGTTTCGCGAGCTGGAGCTGCTCGCTCGTGCCCGGGCAGACGCGCTGCCATTGTCCCCGGCAGATGCCGCCGCCGCGCAGATGCTCTTGGGCGCGGGTGGGGTCACACCTCAGAAGAGGCTCGGCCTTGCAGGGGAGGCAGAGGCGCACGAGGTGGGGGAGCGAACATTCGAGGCGCTATCCCACTGGCGGCGCTTGGCCGCTTCTCCGATGGCGGACCGCGAGGTACGGATGATCTGCCAGGTCGTCATCCGAAGCCTCGACGGTATTGCGTCAGAAATCGGAGCCGCCCGTGCTCTCCGATCCCCGGCGGACGTCGTGTTGCCGAGCGGACCATCGGAGAGCCCCGGGCCAGACGCTGAGGAGCAGCGCAACGAGCCCCGCCGTCACCTGCGCCGCAAGGAGCGGTTGAATTGGCGCGCCCGGTTCGCCGAGCGCAATCCATTCCGGCGCTAG
- a CDS encoding dynamin family protein — translation MNEAAGTDETYMALAGQPPLWEAASATQRSRDAVSLVKTLHDVNAIVKVSGRTDLARRLEETSVRLRDPGVRVIVVGQFKQGKSKLINALINAPACPVDDDVATSVPTMVGYADTPSAWITVEAPDSTTSTPRFTRRPIPLDEVSTYVSERGNPNNQRQVLSAEVFLPREILRGGLNLVDSPGVGGLESTNSLATLAALSSAHAVLLVSDASQEYTEPEVQFLRHAMRLSPNVAAVLAKTDLYPQWREVERIDRNHLIDVGEVPLFSVSSDLRLLAADLQDHELNDESGFPALVAHLRREVLGRAEVIHERSAVHDLTSVVEQLMLSLRIELNALENPEDTPRMIAQLEEAKARADEFRGRSARWQVHLTDGIADLIADMEHDLRDRLRKVQREAERAIDEGDPGPIWDQITDWLEQRVAAAVAETFVWTDERSRWLSEEVAGLFSEGETGIPAIHVGSTDGVLDPVEELSYLDSGRLGAGEKIFIGVRGSYGGVLMVGLATGLIGLALINPLSLLAGVFVGRRAYREDMQTRLHRRQQEAKTHVRRYIDEVIFQVGKQLRDRLRLVQRISRDHFGGIAEELHRSLSDALLAAKQAAGSYTSRRDERVAELRAKLAQLEKLREAVPPLPELTAAPASESMVDSAPAVRSAS, via the coding sequence GTGAACGAAGCTGCAGGTACGGATGAGACATACATGGCTCTGGCCGGGCAGCCGCCGCTGTGGGAAGCCGCGTCGGCGACGCAGCGTTCGCGGGACGCGGTTTCACTCGTGAAGACACTGCACGACGTCAACGCGATCGTGAAGGTGAGCGGCCGCACAGATCTTGCGCGGCGCCTGGAGGAGACGTCGGTCCGCCTGCGCGACCCGGGTGTGCGGGTGATCGTTGTCGGGCAGTTCAAGCAGGGCAAGAGCAAGCTCATCAATGCCCTGATCAACGCGCCGGCGTGTCCCGTCGATGACGATGTCGCCACGAGCGTGCCCACGATGGTCGGATACGCCGACACGCCGTCGGCGTGGATAACCGTGGAGGCACCCGACTCGACCACATCCACGCCTCGCTTCACGCGGCGTCCTATCCCGCTGGACGAGGTTTCGACGTATGTGTCGGAGCGCGGAAATCCGAACAACCAGCGGCAGGTGCTCTCTGCGGAAGTGTTTCTCCCGCGGGAAATCCTGCGTGGCGGTTTGAACCTCGTGGATTCGCCCGGTGTCGGTGGCCTCGAATCGACCAACTCACTGGCTACGCTTGCTGCTCTGTCCTCCGCGCACGCCGTCTTGCTGGTGTCGGATGCATCTCAGGAATACACGGAACCCGAAGTCCAGTTCCTACGGCACGCCATGCGACTGTCGCCGAACGTTGCGGCGGTACTGGCGAAAACTGATCTGTACCCGCAGTGGCGTGAGGTCGAACGCATCGACCGGAACCACCTCATTGACGTGGGCGAGGTACCGCTCTTCTCCGTTTCCAGCGACCTCAGGTTGCTGGCCGCCGACCTGCAGGATCACGAACTCAATGACGAGTCAGGATTCCCAGCGCTTGTCGCCCACCTCCGGCGGGAGGTGTTGGGTCGCGCCGAGGTCATCCATGAACGCAGCGCCGTTCACGATCTCACCTCGGTTGTCGAGCAGCTGATGTTGTCGCTGCGCATCGAGTTGAACGCGCTGGAGAACCCGGAGGATACTCCCCGGATGATCGCGCAATTGGAGGAGGCGAAGGCCCGCGCAGATGAGTTCCGGGGGCGCTCAGCTCGCTGGCAGGTGCACCTGACCGACGGGATCGCTGATCTCATCGCCGACATGGAGCACGATCTCCGAGATCGATTGCGCAAGGTACAACGGGAGGCGGAACGAGCAATCGACGAGGGTGACCCGGGTCCGATCTGGGATCAGATTACCGACTGGTTGGAGCAGCGCGTCGCCGCGGCCGTGGCCGAGACGTTCGTGTGGACGGATGAGCGATCGAGGTGGCTGTCGGAGGAGGTCGCAGGTCTTTTCAGCGAGGGGGAAACCGGCATTCCCGCAATCCACGTGGGCAGTACCGACGGGGTGCTCGACCCTGTCGAGGAGCTTTCGTACCTGGATTCGGGGAGGCTGGGTGCGGGGGAGAAGATCTTCATCGGGGTCCGTGGCTCGTACGGCGGGGTGCTCATGGTGGGGCTCGCGACCGGACTCATCGGGCTGGCGCTGATCAATCCGCTGTCGCTGCTCGCCGGGGTCTTCGTGGGCCGCCGCGCGTACCGGGAGGACATGCAGACGCGCCTCCATCGGCGGCAGCAGGAGGCAAAGACCCACGTGCGCCGATACATCGACGAGGTCATCTTCCAGGTAGGGAAGCAGTTGAGGGATCGTTTGCGGTTGGTGCAGCGGATCTCACGCGACCACTTCGGCGGAATTGCAGAGGAACTGCACCGGTCGCTGTCGGACGCGTTGCTGGCGGCGAAGCAGGCGGCAGGCTCGTACACGTCCCGGCGGGATGAGCGGGTTGCGGAGCTGCGTGCCAAGCTCGCGCAGCTCGAGAAGTTGCGTGAGGCAGTGCCGCCCCTCCCCGAGCTGACAGCCGCACCAGCATCCGAATCGATGGTGGATTCAGCCCCTGCTGTGCGGAGCGCGTCGTGA